A section of the Fusarium falciforme chromosome 8, complete sequence genome encodes:
- a CDS encoding Zn(2)-C6 fungal-type domain-containing protein has protein sequence MHARSAKKPRGSYSYGGCQRSQVSMSTELRSTFSNKTIDESLSTLEAKSRDTGTPNDEAVTIGPFGVFSVESNTTTSTPVSDITTKYNSEAQAKQPNTPENAVSLSHQPLLAVDSMLNTDNLLDWTDLFDLDSSPSWFPAESTIDIDALNELPHTAALPSFNSDASWEGVHLSNLGINSLAPLKPKTPRIAFSELVTVEDAQMLLKHYSDCMITHIWSLPLGQKSSMDIHIDAAVTTLARLTFIAIRPVSHASLSHLYAVLALSSMHLANGKKEKDAEYWQKFAERLNKEAQETLRYSLQHEVSPKAAKYKDMLLSISSILSFAILFDRQKDVKSYLLGSEKLVRTCGLAKKKISRKISYLHHTYTWCKIVGESTYVLPNPGNADPALDISTKDQAPWKETPGIFSQIPYTDNRQYCYNTRLDDFLGLEPFQQEMDAETIYSREGESPLDYIPSEGSPGKSDSTLRFLYGVSETWLSLVSQTTRLANYMERISQSREKPDTASLESLESHKKHLENLVWTFTHSNPSQVEDLNDASESTPRAHLVRALNYALIIFFYRRIKEVNPGILQQHVDNIVRALQEFDAACERDGIDGPGSPWPAYLAGCEAMGSSQREYLSGWLQKSFDKTGFTRFRTIISCMHEVWRRQEEALETGRQDWTWVHVSKEQNLYVMLC, from the exons ATGCATGCGAGAtcggccaagaagcccaggGGGTCTTATTCCTACGGCGGATGTC AACGGTCCCAGGTTTCGATGAGCACAGAGTTGAGGTCAACTTTCTCAAACAAGACTATTGATGAGTCTTTGTCAACTCTGGAGGCCAAGTCCAGAGATACTGGTACACCCAACGATGAGGCAGTCACGATAGGTCCCTTTGGCGTGTTCAGCGTCGAGAGCAACACGACGACTTCAACTCCCGTTTCTGATATCACGACAAAGTACAATTCAGAGGCCCAAGCGAAACAGCCTAACACTCCGGAAAACGCAGTTAGCCTCAGTCATCAGCCCCTGTTAGCCGTGGACTCGATGCTTAACACAGATAATCTCCTCGACTGGACGGATCTGTTCGACCTGGACTCAAGCCCATCTTGGTTTCCTGCTGAGTCTACAATTGACATTGATGCTCTAAACGAACTTCCACATACAGCTGCACTCCCTTCTTTCAATAGTGACGCAAGCTGGGAAGGTGTGCATCTGTCAAATTTAGGCATCAACTCTCTCGCTCCCTTGAAGCCCAAGACACCAAGGATCGCCTTCTCAGAGTTGGTCACGGTTGAAGATGCTCAGATGCTGCTGAAGCACTATAGCGACTGCATGATAACACATATATGGTCTCTACCTCTTGGACAAAAATCATCCATGGATATTCATATCGATGCAGCAGTAACGACGCTGGCGAGACTAACCTTTATCGCAATCCGGCCCGTCTCCCATGCCTCACTCTCTCACTTATACGCTGTACTGGCATTGTCTTCTATGCACTTGGCGAATGGGAAAAAGGAGAAAGATGCAGAATACTGGCAAAAGTTTGCTGAACGCCTTAACAAGGAGGCCCAGGAGACCCTGAGGTACTCGCTCCAGCATGAAGTTTCCCCCAAAGCTGCGAAATACAAGGACATGTTACTCTCGATCTCTTCCATTCTATCGTTTGCT ATCCTCTTCGATAGACAGAAAGACGTAAAATCCTATCTTCTTGGGTCCGAGAAACTCGTTAGAACCTGTGGAttagccaagaagaagatttcTCGAAAGATTAGTTATCTTCACCACACCTACACCTGGTGCAAGATTGTTGGTGAGAGCACATACGTCTTACCAAACCCGGGCAACGCCGATCCAGCTCTGGATATCTCTACCAAAGATCAAGCACCTTGGAAGGAAACGCCAGGTATATTCTCTCAGATTCCATACACTGATAATCGTCAATATTGTTACAACACACGACTCGACGACTTTCTGGGACTCGAGCCGTTTCAGCAAGAGATGGATGCGGAAACGATATACTCCAGGGAGGGCGAGTCACCATTGGATTACATTCCATCAGAGGGCAGCCCTGGCAAATCAGACTCGACACTTCGATTTCTCTATGGAGTATCCGAGACCTGGCTGAGTCTTGTCTCGCAGACAACTCGGCTGGCTAACTATATGGAGAGAATCTCTCAGTCCCGGGAAAAGCCTGACACTGCTTCTTTGGAATCCCTGGAGAGTCACAAGAAGCACCTCGAGAACTTGGTCTGGACTTTTACGCATAGCAACCCATCACAGGTCGAGGATTTGAACGACGCCTCTGAGAGTACCCCCCGAGCACATCTCGTGAGGGCACTAAATTATGCCttgatcatcttcttctacCGTCGAATTAAAGAAGTGAATCCCGGTATCCTTCAACAGCATGTGGATAACATTGTCCGAGCTTTACAGGAGTTTGATGCCGCCTGTGAGAGAGACGGCATTGACGGTCCCGGCTCACCGTGGCCCGCGTACCTGGCTGGCTGCGAAGCGATGGGTAGCTCTCAGAGGGAATATCTGTCGGGCTGGCTACAAAAGTCGTTTGATAAAACTGGTTTTACGAGGTTCAGGACAATCATTTCTTGCATGCATGAGGTTTGGAGGCGCCAGGAAGAGGCGCTGGAGACAGGGAGACAGGATTGGACTTGGGTTCATGTTTCAAAAGAACAGAACTTGTATGTCATGTTGTGCTAA
- a CDS encoding PX domain-containing protein, with translation MAATPEGFHSTPQNDEDEEETVMHRLVHKCEQRLKSLSHSVQNSTSVRQAFDNVDNSRGRFSVWAKNIGAHKASKSTSSLEYRLRDGVHMRSSIMRALVDIKEASCWAKDIAAGERPDRTSEPLEAFKDADRDDDFVATTEFSELLSIIQASVDRLFRLSMLIRRKRPRGREPTEMGAHAVDATMDIRHIKDKFPKVKAEEWLAVRLGTAIAKRRAFISYRQLHHQRLAKQHRDSTEEGAAGSKTAPSTIATTYEEGSLDIEQQAASLARLSIVTGSTSFATAFGGDENGDLCVPALNRLKFHGIQLGYDSAFECPFCRTIQVVSSEHEWRRHIFSDLQPYVCTFQNCSSDSFSSRHEWFNHELDSHRKQWHCTKCHHINFTSASQLRSHFDSTHQGSFTDAQWPLILKACKRTLTAFGPSSCPLCFTWAPPRSEAYNAKEFCRHLGSHLQQLALTALPIAIEGLVILEDEGHDTIPDASDDNEQGAGEAVGPDMSAEPPERDIQRTHVKLVNISEKDKYLVYVVFSDGNGWELKREYQEFYDLQAKLLERFPYQQHSFTPHEHSFPPYEHSSTRKLPNLPLLPSPINHVTLALTERQVSNIDTYLTCLVNLPTDMSRSDPMLEFFKPREGDRNLPANEW, from the exons ATGGCGGCGACACCTGAAGGCTTCCATTCCACACCTCAAaacgacgaagacgaagaggaaACTGTGATGCACCGTTTAGTGCACAAATGTGAACAGCGACTTAAGAGTCTCTCGCATTCCGTGCAAAACTCAACATCAGTGCGACAGGCCTTTGACAATGTTGACAACTCAAGAGGGCGTTTCTCTGTGTGGGCAAAGAATATAGGGGCACACAAAGCCTCCAAGTCCACGAGCTCCCTAGAGTACCGGCTACGGGATGGGGTGCATATGCGAAGCAGTATCATGCGTGCCTTGGTGGACATCAAGGAAGCATCATGCTGGG CAAAGGATATAGCTGCGGGCGAACGTCCCGATCGTACCAGTGAGCCGCTTGAAGCTTTCAAGGACGCTGATAGAGACGACGATTTCGTTGCAACCACCGAATTCAGCGAGCTTCTGTCCATCATCCAAGCTTCGGTCGATCGATTATTCCGACTTTCTATGTTGATTCGCCGCAAGCGTCCTCGGGGACGCGAGCCTACGGAAATGGGGGCACATGCTGTAGATGCGACTATGGACATCCGACATATCAAGGACAAGTTTCCCAAAGTAAAGGCGGAAGAATGGCTTGCTGTGCGCCTCGGCACCGCCATAGCCAAACGAAGGGCATTCATCTCTTATCGACAGCTGCACCATCAGCGTTTGGCAAAGCAACATAGAGACTCGACAGAGGAAGGCGCTGCTGGATCGAAAACAGCACCATCTACGATAGCTACTACATACGAAGAGGGTTCTCTCGATATTGAGCAGCAAGCGGCTAGTCTAGCCAGACTCAGCATCGTCACTGGAAGCACATCCTTTGCAACAGCTTTCGGGGGCGATGAGAATGGAGATCTTTGTGTACCAGCTCTGAACCGACTGAAATTTCACGGCATCCAACTTGGGTATGACAGCGCCTTTGAGTGCCCTTTCTGTAGGACTATCCAGGTGGTATCGTCTGAGCATGAGTGGAG GAGACACATCTTTTCCGACCTCCAGCCCTACGTCTGCACTTTTCAGAACTGCTCATCAGATTCTTTCTCTAGTAGACACGAGTGGTTCAACCACGAACTCGACTCTCATAGAAAGCAGTGGCACTGTACCAAATGCCACCACATCAATTTCACTTCAGCCTCCCAACTTCGAAGTCACTTCGACTCGACACATCAAGGATCGTTCACCGACGCCCAGTGGCCTTTGATATTGAAAGCCTGTAAGCGGACCTTGACGGCATTCGGGCCCTCTTCATGCCCCCTCTGTTTCACCTGGGCCCCCCCAAGAAGCGAGGCCTACAACGCCAAAGAGTTTTGCCGTCATCTTGGGTCTCACCTTCAACAACTAGCTCTGACAGCGTTGCCAATCGCGATAGAAGGGTTGGTTATTCTTGAAGATGAGGGCCATGATACAATCCCGGATGCTTCAGACGACAATGAGCAGGGTGCAGGAGAAGCCGTTGGTCCCGATATGTCAGCAGAGCCTCCAGAACGAGACATACAACGCACACACGTCAAACTCGTTAATATCTCCGAGAAAGACAAATATTTGGTTTATGTGGTATTCAGCGATGGGAATGGGTGGGAGCTGAAAAGAGAGTATCAAGAGTTTTACGACCTTCAAGCCAAACTCCTGGAACGGTTTCCTTACCAGCAGCACAGCTTCACTCCTCACGAGCATAGCTTCCCTCCTTACGAGCATAGTTCCACTCGGAAGTTACCAAATCTCCCACTTCTACCTAGCCCCATTAATCACGTCACACTAGCCCTCACGGAAAGACAAGTGTCCAACATCGACACGTACCTTACGTGCTTGGTCAACCTGCCCACTGACATGTCCAGGTCGGATCCAATGTTGGAGTTCTTCAAACCACGAGAGGGGGACCGAAACCTTCCTGCCAACGAGTGGTGA
- a CDS encoding Zn(2)-C6 fungal-type domain-containing protein, whose amino-acid sequence MQATKSRLAEGIDSTESYRFAVNHYSKSVAGLRTALNQFAILPNLRHSILWTTHLLGLFELMSDTTGQGWVQHLVHGTSNALVATGPWAFESGLGKRFFTEIRIFEVCRAIIFNEPTFLADPGWQSLSAKLQGLDADQSHPLDTLLDIIVLCSTLRVRASNLICSLQDGQPDGIPDEAHDIAAEGFRLRHALALWQATRRESTPTSTFKGETTADDDFLSLAEVFFSATSIYLSGVFDYEIVHWQNMGIRVPNLSEEEIQTHVSTILVLSGMILDNSKISPVLVLFPLRVAGARSWDQWQYDCIIELLERIEQTFPVAAAFRMDLGALWASRC is encoded by the exons ATGCAAGCTACGAAAAGCAGATTAGCAGAAGGCATCGACTCAACCGAAAGCTACCGCTTTGCTGTTAATCACTATTCAAAATCTGTGGCTGGTCTGCGGACTGCCCTCAATCAGTTCGCAATCCTACCCAACCTTCGACATAGCATTCTTTGGACGACCCACTTGTTAGGATTGTTTGAG CTCATGAGTGACACGACAGGCCAAGGTTGGGTCCAGCATCTTGTCCACGGTACATCTAACGCTCTTGTTGCCACCGGCCCATGGGCTTTTGAATCCGGTCTGGGGAAGAGATTCTTTACGGAGATCAGGATATTCGAAGTTTGTCGAGCCATCATATTTAATGAGCCTACATTCCTTGCAGACCCAGGATGGCAAAGCCTTTCAGCCAAGTTACAAGGATTAGACGCTGATCAGTCACATCCATTGGATACCCTGCTGGACATCATTGTCTTGTGCTCGACGTTACGAGTTCG AGCAAGTAATCTCATTTGCTCGCTTCAAGATGGCCAGCCTGATGGCATACCTGATGAAGCTCACGACATCGCCGCGGAAGGATTTCGTTTGAGACATGCTCTTGCTCTTTGGCAGGCAACCCGCAGAGAATCTACGCCAACTTCAACCTTCAAAGGCGAAACAACGGCGGATGATGACTTTCTCTCCCTAGCCGAAGTCTTTTTCTCAGCAACAAGCATCTACCTCTCTGGAGTCTTCGACTACGAAATCGTCCACTGGCAAAACATGGGCATCCGAGTCCCAAACCTGAGCGAAGAAGAGATCCAGACGCACGTTTCTACCATTCTTGTGCTCAGCGGCATGATTCTCGACAACTCCAAGATATCGCCCGTGCTTGTCCTCTTCCCTTTGAGAGTTGCCGGCGCGCGTTCATGGGACCAATGGCAATATGATTGCATTATTGAACTTCTGGAAAGGATTGAGCAGACTTTCCCGGTGGCTGCTGCTTTCAGGATGGATCTGGGAGCGCTGTGGGCTTCCAGATGTTGA
- a CDS encoding 1-alkyl-2-acetylglycerophosphocholine esterase, translating to MYIFVLLLSFLHFGNALLLPNPSGPYPVALKINTLTDNHRIDPYAPDHQKRRILTSIFWPVDSKSCSTNRVPYMPPATAAAYGAQAAQLGLSNDTFSVLEMEVCSVSKTSACQSSSGHKEAKFPLAVFSPGSGNSRLQYSAMARSLASYGYVVVLVDHPYDAAIVEFPDGTIIAGGNIPEDEKNLEKATQVRAADISFVISQVEKSSFQNKIFKGLPGKVDAKKTVALGHSLGGASAAAAVLSDSRIKGGMNLDGRLFNPVLSKGLNKPFMQLGRPNHRSEDTTWVKFWNKLTGPKIELAIAGTIHGSYLDTALVLKTLGLPKEIMKQTVPIVGSVDGEVLQKTVSELLSAFITYTFGGNKAALLKAVKGTEGVSVVKSQLR from the exons ATGTATATCTTCGTTCTTCTACTCTCATTCCTCCACTTTGGAAATGCCCTCCTGCTTCCGAACCCGAGTGGTCCATACCCCGTCGCCCTCAAGATCAACACCCTGACGGACAACCACCGCATTGACCCATACGCCCCGGATCATCAGAAGCGGCGCATTCTCACTTCAATCTTCTGGCCCGTTGACTCCAAGTCCTGCTCGACCAATCGAGTTCCATACATGCCCCCCGCCACAGCGGCTGCATACGGAGCTCAGGCTGCCCAGTTGGGTCTCTCCAATGATACTTTCAGTGTCCTCGAGATGGAGGTGTGCAGCGTTTCAAAGACTTCGGCCTGTCAAAGCAGTAGCGGCCATAAGGAGGCCAAATTCCCACTCGCCGTCTTTTCGCCCGGATCTGGAAACTCTCGACTTCAGTACAGCGCCATGGCCAGGTCTCTTGCTAGTTATGGCTATGTGGTGGTTTTGGTGGATCATCCCTACGACGCGGCTATTGTCGAGTTTCCTGATGGAACTATCATTGCTGGGGGCAATATTcccgaggacgagaagaacCTCGAAAAGGCAACTCAG GTTCGAGCTGCTGATATCTCTTTTGTCATTTCTCAAGTCGAAAAGTCTTCCTTCCAGAACAAGATCTTCAAGGGTCTGCCAGGCAAGGTTGATGCCAAGAAGACCGTTGCACTTGGCCACTCCCTAGGTGGTGCCAGCGCCGCAGCTGCCGTCCTTTCAGACTCGAGGATCAAGGGTGGCATGAATCTCGACGGTCGTCTCTTCAACCCGGTTCTCAGCAAGGGACTGAACAAGCCTTTCATGCAACTCGGCCGACCCAACCATCGCTCTGAGGACACTACTTGGGTCAAGTTCTGGAACAAGCTTACGGGCCCTAAGATTGAGCTTGCTATTGCTGGCACGATCCATGGTTCCTACCTCGACACTGCTCTAGTTCTCAAGACGTTGGGTCTACCCAAGGAAATCATGAAGCAGACGGTGCCTATTGTTGGAAGCGTGGATGGGGAGGTCTTGCAGAAGACAGTTTCCGAACTTCTTTCCGCCTTTATCACTTACACGTTTGGTGGCAACAAGGCTGCTCTGCTCAAGGCGGTCAAGGGAACTGAGGGCGTGTCTGTTGTCAAGAGCCAGCTGCGATAG
- a CDS encoding Glutamate--tRNA ligase has product MSFDAESAAPVLAAADFKTIGPLIAELDKHLTLRTYLGGYSLGEVDEKVWTALRTNKVTIGLVRKGSYANVTRWFKFIEEAHPELKEKLNEGKAKSTEKRGGANYNIGLSNIEDGVVTRFPPEPSGFLHIGHAKAALLNDYFAKSAPDGKGKLLVRFDDTNPSKEKQEFEDAILHDLELMDIKYVSVTHTSDYFQELYDIAEKMILDGGAYADDTDPEVQKADRMKRLPSKRRDRPAEESLAMFREMKAGTELGRKHCIRARIAYDSSNGSMRDPVIYRFPNFKDKEPAPHHRTGWDWNIYPTYDFACPVVDSLEGVTHALRTTEYADRNEQYHWFLETLKLRKVNLWEFARINFIRTFLSKRKLTKVVDTGRVTGWDDPRLPTVRGILRRGLTVPALREFMLKQGPSRNVVTMDWTTIWAINKKMLDAVVPRYMAIEKKDAVAVTVTGGPEKSYKEERPKHVKNPEVGTKQVTFGPKLIIDQADAASFADNEEITLMSWGNAIVRGLDKSETPIKELNLELHLAGDFKTTDKKVTWLASDPENLVEAELWEFGYLITKDVLEKDDNLDDFLAENTATMTEALVDANISSLKEGEFLQLERKGFFRVDKALGQGPEGRAVLFKVPTGGQKN; this is encoded by the exons ATGAGCTTCGACGCTGAGAGCGCGGCTCCAGtgctcgccgccgccgacttCAAGACCATCGGCCCCTTGATCGCCGAGCTCGACAAGCACCTCACCCTCCGAACCTACCTCGGAGGCTACAGCCTCGGAGAGGTCGACGAGAAGGTCTGGACTGCCCTGCGCACCAACAAGGTCACCATTGGCCTCGTCCGCAAGGGTAGCTACGCCAACGTCACACGATGGTTCAAGTTCATCGAGGAGGCTCAccccgagctcaaggagaagctcaacgagGGTAAGGCCAAGTCGACCGAGAAGCGCGGGGGAGCCAACTACAACATTGGTCTCTCCAACATTGAGGATGGAGTCGTGACCCGATTCCCTCCTGAGCCCAG TGGTTTCCTTCACATCGGCCACGCCAAGGCTGCTCTCCTTAACGATTACTTTGCCAAGAGCGCCCCcgacggcaagggcaagctccTCGTCCGATTCGATGATACAAACCCctccaaggagaagcaggagTTTGAGGATGCCATCCTGCACGACCTGGAGCTAATGGACATCAAGTATGTCTCCGTCACCCACACCAGCGACTACTTCCAGGAGCTGTACGACATTGCCGAGAAGATGATCCTCGACGGCGGTGCCTACGCCGATGACACCGATCCCGAGGTGCAGAAGGCCGACCGCATGAAGCGTCTCCCCAGCAAGCGACGTGACCGTCCTGCTGAGGAGTCTCTGGCCATGTTCCGCGAGATGAAGGCTGGCACTGAACTGGGCCGGAAACACTGCATTCGTGCTCGTATCGCCTACGACTCGAGCAACGGCTCCATGCGAGACCCCGTTATCTACCGATTCCCCAACTTCAAGGATAAGGAGCCGGCTCCTCACCACCGCACTGGCTGGGACTGGAACATCTACCCTACCTACGACTTTGCCTGCCCCGTCGTCGACAGTCTCGAGGGCGTCACACACGCTCTGCGAACAACCGAGTACGCGGACCGTAACGAGCAGTACCATTGGTTCCTCGAGACCCTCAAGCTCCGCAAGGTCAACCTGTGGGAGTTTGCCCGTATCAACTTTATCCGCACATTCCTTTCCAAGCGAAAGCTCACCAAGGTGGTGGACACTGGCCGTGTCACTGGCTGGGATGATCCTCGTCTGCCCACTGTCCGTGGTATCCTCCGTCGCGGTCTGACTGTTCCCGCCCTCCGCGAGTTCATGCTCAAGCAGGGCCCTAGCCGAAATGTTGTGACAATGGACTGGACAACCATCTGggccatcaacaagaagaTGCTCGACGCTGTTGTCCCCCGATACATGGCgattgagaagaaggatgctgTTGCTGTGACTGTGACTGGAGGCCCCGAGAAGTCGTACAAGGAGGAGAGACCCAAGCACGTCAAGAACCCCGAGGTGGGCACCAAGCAGGTGACGTTTGGtcccaagctcatcatcgaTCAAGCCGATGCTGCCTCGTTTGCCGATAACGAGGAGATTACCTTGATGAGCTGGGGCAACGCCATCGTGCGGGGACTGGACAAGTCTGAGACGCcgatcaaggagctcaacctcgagctGCACCTTGCCGGTGACTTCAAGACGACGGACAAGAAGGTGACGTGGTTGGCTTCGGACCCCGAGAACCTGGTGGAGGCGGAGCTCTGGGAGTTTGGCTACCTCATCACCAAGGACGTTTTGGAGAAGGACGACAACCTGGACGACTTCCTGGCGGAGAACACGGCGACCATGACGGAGGCGCTGGTCGACGCCAACATCAGCTcgctcaaggagggcgagttCCTCCAGCTGGAGCGCAAGGGCTTCTTCCGGGTGGACAAGGCTCTTGGCCAAGGACCCGAGGGCCGTGCGGTGCTGTTCAAGGTTCCCACAGGCGGTCAGAAGAACTAG